DNA from Amycolatopsis sp. DSM 110486:
GCACCCGGACCACCTCGACTCCGCCGAGCTGGAAGAGAAGTTTCGTCGCCTCGGCGACCTCACCGCGGGCATGGCCGACCGGCTCGCGGACATGATGGCGGCGCCGTTCGCGGGCATGTTCACCGAGCTGGACAACGCCGACCAGGCGGTGGACGACCTGCATGCTCAAGTGCTCGGCCTGATCACGAGCCAGGACTGGGCAGGCGGCGCCGCCGCGGCGGCCAACGCTGCCCTGCTGGCTCGGTTCTACGAGCGCTTCGGCGACCAGGCCGTGTCGGTGGCCAGACGCCTCGAATTCACCGTGACCGGAGCCGTGCCCGTCTGACTCTGTGCGCGCTGCCAGCGGAAGACCCCCGCGCCCTGGGCGTAGGAGAGGTGGCCGCCGAGCGCGCCACCGACACCGAGGACGAGCAGGCCGAGTACACCGAGCAACTTGCCCCCAGCCGCACCGCGGCGACGCCGGCGGTAGGAGGCGGCGAAGACCACGGTTGCGACGAGGTTGAGCACGAGATGGCAGAACCCGACCCGGCGCTGTCGCTCGTCGAGTACGTGGTAATCGGCCGCACCGAGAACCGCGGCCGCC
Protein-coding regions in this window:
- a CDS encoding DUF2231 domain-containing protein, with translation MSALEDVQALDAPAAAVARPVDEFFSGQAGEELRGRRLGHPLHPVAVTLPIGAWACSSLLDLVPGNDEAARRLVGIGLLAAPAAAVLGAADYHVLDERQRRVGFCHLVLNLVATVVFAASYRRRRRGAAGGKLLGVLGLLVLGVGGALGGHLSYAQGAGVFRWQRAQSQTGTAPVTVNSRRLATDTAWSPKRS
- a CDS encoding PhoU domain-containing protein, translating into MAMRQAFHHELARLGAEMTAMCVACSEAMRQATAALLTANLELAEQVLGSDVELDLQRAECEEHAEALLALQAPVAHELRLVLAAVYCADKLERMGDLAAHIAGTARFQHPDHLDSAELEEKFRRLGDLTAGMADRLADMMAAPFAGMFTELDNADQAVDDLHAQVLGLITSQDWAGGAAAAANAALLARFYERFGDQAVSVARRLEFTVTGAVPV